Proteins encoded in a region of the Macrobrachium nipponense isolate FS-2020 chromosome 39, ASM1510439v2, whole genome shotgun sequence genome:
- the LOC135209987 gene encoding breast cancer metastasis-suppressor 1-like protein isoform X1: protein MPGVKRQRDNESDNDEGEQDQESDSEGSSLEESISSDGSESDDSSELDEEECDRRRGEYLADLSDLERQFSLLREQLYRERVTQVEAKLEEVRVGQATEYLMPLEELQEAMRVRLEVACILRQYRLQNIQNKYEAEMLAAKQNFEQNEKVMLWDTIESELEEKIRRLEEDRNNVDVTSQVWAEQNLHRKRRRHRQGSNSSTDRRRKKPTTVSGPYIVYMLKESDIVDDWTTIKKALTASKRKSKFGKITSPRHFPEAF from the exons ATGCCCGGAGTAAAGCGACAGCGCGACAATGAAAGTGACAACGACGAGGGCGAACAGGACCAAGAATCTGATTCGGAAGGAAGTTCTTTAGAAGAGTCGATCTCATCGGATGGGTCAGAGTCTGATGATTCCTCAG agtTAGATGAAGAAGAATGTGACAGACGACGAGGTGAATACTTGGCTGATCTGTCAGACCTTGAGCGGCAGTTTTCTCTTCTTAGAGAACA ATTATATCGTGAACGGGTTACTCAAGTCGAAGCAAAGCTGGAGGAAGTGCGAGTAGGTCAAGCAACCGAGTACCTGATGCCTCTTGAGGAGCTTCAAGAGGCAATGCGTGTTCGACTCGAAGTCGCATGCATTTTACGTCAATACCGTCTACAGAATATTCAAAACAAATATGAAGCAGAAATGCTGGCAGCAAAGCAGAACTTTGAA CAGAATGAAAAAGTCATGTTGTGGGACACAATTGAAAGTGAACTGGAGGAGAAGATCCGTCGGTTAGAGGAAGACAGAAATAATGTAGATGTAACGAGTCAAGTGTGGGCTGAACAGAATCTTCACAGAAAACGCAGAAGACACAGACAG GGTTCCAACAGTTCAACAGACCGTAGACGCAAAAAACCAACTACAGTGTCTGGGCCGTACATAGTTTATATGTTGAAAGAATCTGATATAGTAGATGATTGGACAACTATTAAGAAGGCACTCACGGCATCAAAAAGAAAATCTAAAT TTGGGAAAATAACCTCCCCACGACACTTTCCAGAAGCTTTCTAG
- the LOC135209987 gene encoding breast cancer metastasis-suppressor 1-like protein isoform X2 produces MPGVKRQRDNESDNDEGEQDQESDSEGSSLEESISSDGSESDDSSELDEEECDRRRGEYLADLSDLERQFSLLREQLYRERVTQVEAKLEEVRVGQATEYLMPLEELQEAMRVRLEVACILRQYRLQNIQNKYEAEMLAAKQNFENEKVMLWDTIESELEEKIRRLEEDRNNVDVTSQVWAEQNLHRKRRRHRQGSNSSTDRRRKKPTTVSGPYIVYMLKESDIVDDWTTIKKALTASKRKSKFGKITSPRHFPEAF; encoded by the exons ATGCCCGGAGTAAAGCGACAGCGCGACAATGAAAGTGACAACGACGAGGGCGAACAGGACCAAGAATCTGATTCGGAAGGAAGTTCTTTAGAAGAGTCGATCTCATCGGATGGGTCAGAGTCTGATGATTCCTCAG agtTAGATGAAGAAGAATGTGACAGACGACGAGGTGAATACTTGGCTGATCTGTCAGACCTTGAGCGGCAGTTTTCTCTTCTTAGAGAACA ATTATATCGTGAACGGGTTACTCAAGTCGAAGCAAAGCTGGAGGAAGTGCGAGTAGGTCAAGCAACCGAGTACCTGATGCCTCTTGAGGAGCTTCAAGAGGCAATGCGTGTTCGACTCGAAGTCGCATGCATTTTACGTCAATACCGTCTACAGAATATTCAAAACAAATATGAAGCAGAAATGCTGGCAGCAAAGCAGAACTTTGAA AATGAAAAAGTCATGTTGTGGGACACAATTGAAAGTGAACTGGAGGAGAAGATCCGTCGGTTAGAGGAAGACAGAAATAATGTAGATGTAACGAGTCAAGTGTGGGCTGAACAGAATCTTCACAGAAAACGCAGAAGACACAGACAG GGTTCCAACAGTTCAACAGACCGTAGACGCAAAAAACCAACTACAGTGTCTGGGCCGTACATAGTTTATATGTTGAAAGAATCTGATATAGTAGATGATTGGACAACTATTAAGAAGGCACTCACGGCATCAAAAAGAAAATCTAAAT TTGGGAAAATAACCTCCCCACGACACTTTCCAGAAGCTTTCTAG